The Paramixta manurensis region AACGCGAAGAAAATGGAGCAAGACGTTCAAATCAGACGTCGAGCGTAGTGTGCTGCACTGCAACAATTGTTGCTGACGCGCTGGCGTTTCCTGTTGCAGCGCCAGATGCAGTTTACCCGCGACATCAACCGGGTCCGCCAGTGATTGCTGGCGTGTACGTCGTTGCGAGAGTTGCGTGCCATCGCGCAAGGTTAGCGTCACTTGATGAAAGCGTAACGCCGGATTAAGTGTGTCCGGCGGCGCGGCGGGGTCCGGTACGCGGCGTACTTTGGCAGCCAGCGGCATCACTGCCTGGTTCAGTGCGCCTTCAGCAAAATCTTGCAGTCGGAGATCGTCATACATCAGCATGGCGGCAATCACATACTCCAGGCTGAAACGTGCTTCGATACCGTCGGTGGGAACACGTACCGACGCCGCGATGTCGCCGCCAGGCGGAAAAGCGACGCTAATCCCGACAATCTGATCCAACAGATGTTCAACCGAGTGACCCGCAGCCAGCCACTGGCGGCGTAAAATACGCGTTGCCTCTGCCGCGCTGTGCGTACCGGCGCAGGTCGGGAAAGGTTTAAATTCTAACCCCGGCGTGCTGATACGCCATGGCTGCCCCCAATCCGCCAGTAATTTTTCCGGGGATGCCTGTTGATTGCTACTGGCAGTGATAAACGCCTCAATCACGCCTGTCGGTCGGCCAGCGATTCCGGCTAATGTTAGCTGTGCGGCGGTAACCGCGCGTTCGGCGGCAAAACCGGCGTGCAGGGGTTTCACCGCGGAGCCAAACTGCGCGCGCAAACCGCTTGCCTCGGTAGCGGCAATCCCCAGCAGGGAAGCGGTGGCAATTTCGTCGAGCTGTAACAAACGCGCCAACGAGGCAGCGGCGGCAATCGTGCCGAGTGTCGCCGTATTGTGGTAACCCAACGCGTAATGCTGCTGGCTAACGGCGAGGCCGAGACGACCGGCTACTTCTACCCCGATGATATAGGCGTCGAGAAAAGTATCGACATCGGCAGGGTGCTGCTGCAGCCAGGCAAACAGCGCGGGTAAAATCACGACGCTGGGATGGCCACGAAAGTCAGGATGAAAATCATCAAAATCTAAAGCATGGCCCGCATAGCCAAGCAGTAGCGCATTGCTGCGTAGGCTGCCATCGCCATATACCGTGCGTAAGGCGGGTAAACCGCTATCCGGTACCTGACCTTGTAAGACAGGCCAGGTGACCGCCAGCAGATCGCAAACGCCGACCCGCGCAGCTTCGCGCGCCTCGGCATCGGGTTGGCTATGAACCAGACGTTCAACCAGCGCGGCGGTTAATGTCATGGCTGAGTACTCTGCAGGTTATGCAATGCCGCTACCGCCAGATTGGCGAGATAGCGTGATGTGGGGAACAGCACCTCATCATTGACCCGAAAGGCCGGATGATGCAGCGCATAGGGTTCGCCGGTACCAATCATCATAAACGCGCCGGGGAGTTGCTGTTGGTAAAAGGCAAAGTCTTCGCCAATCGGGCTGGCTTCCACCACCCGCGCGTCAAAACCGCTTTCTGTCGCCTGCTGCAACGCAAAATCCGCCCAGTAGGCATCATTCACCACCGATGGCGGCCCGGCATGCCAGTTAAAGCGGACTTCCGCCGCAAAGGCGGCGCCAATACCCTCTACCAGTTCGCGAAAGCGTTGCTCAATGCGTTCACGCGCGCTTTGTGAAAAGGAGCGCACCGTTCCTTCCAGCCAGGCGCTATCAGGGATAACATTCCAGCTACTTCCGCTATGAATCTGTGTAATCGAGACCACGGCGTTATCGGCGGAAGAGACATTGCGGCTGATCAGCGTTTGGGCGGCGGCGACGATCTGTGCGGCAATCACAACCGGATCGTTGCCCTGATGAGGTTTAGCGGCATGGCTGCCGGTGCCGGTAACGGTGATGTCGAAACGGTCAACCGCCGCGGTTAAAGGCCCGGCTTTACTGCCAATGACGCCCGCGGGGAGCGACGGATCGTTATGGATACCGAAAATAACTCGCGCGTCTTTCAATGCGCCAGCGGCAATCACTTGCGGCGCGCCCTGACCGGTTTCTTCCGCAGCCTGAAACAAAATGCGAACCCGGCCCGGCAGGCTTGCCTCCTGCTGTTTCAGTAAAATAGCGGCACCCAGCGCCGCCGAGCTATGGAAATCGTGACCACAGGCGTGCATCACGCCCGCGCGCTGTGAGCGATAGCTCAACTCGGTTTGTTCGTCGATAGGGAGCGCGTCAATATCACAACGCAGCACCACTAATCGGCCATTTTGCGGGCCCACTTCTGCCACTAAACCGGTTTCCAGCGAGAACGGCAGAACCCGAATCTGATACTTTTCCAGCTGTTGGCGAATGCGCTCGGTCGTTTCAAACTCTTGATTAGAGAGCTCAGGAAAACGGTGTAACTCGTGGCGAAAGGCAACGAGTTGTTCGCCTAACGCCTGGTAATTAAGATCGCTCATCGTCGGGTTCCTCAGGATACCGCCTGCCGCGTCAGCCAGGCGTCATGCGCGGCGGCATTCAGTACTTTTTTCATATACAGGGTAATGTGGCCTTTACCAAGGTCGGTGGTATGCATCGGCTGAAACCCGCGTTTTAGGTACATCTCCTTTAGCCACGGATGGTTGATGGCGGTACCCAGCGAGACCGCAGGCGCACGTAGCTGACCAATCAGAATTTGCTGCTCCAGCAGATCCTGAACCTGGCGACCATAGCGTTGGCCTGCATAGTCAGGATGAGCGCCGAACCAGCCAATATGCGGTAAGTTGAACGGCCCCGGTAGCGGCCCCCACGGATAGCGCACCGTGATGGAGGAAACCATCACGCCATTTGCATACAGCGCATAAACCCCGTGACGTTGCAGGTGAAGCCACGCTTTTTCGCGGTCGGCGCTGGCGGCGTCGAAGTGAATGCCCAGCGCTTTTACCGGCGCATAAGCGGCGTGCATCAGCGCCAGATAAGTTTCAACCTCATCTTCTCTGACCTGACGAAAATCGAGTGACATGCATATCCCCGGAAATACCGCCGCAAGGACGGAATAATAAAGGCAATAATTAGTGTTAATAAGATTAACAGTAAACAGGATAGGTTCTATATCTAAAAAATAACTAAGCTAAGATTATTTTGTGAAATTGAAAACCGTGATTTTTGATTGCTTAAATCGTTATTTACCGTAGTATGCAAAAAATAGACAGCGCTATAACAAATTCGCATTAAGCGACTGAAATAGCGTGGATTTATTTATATTTCTTCCTCTTTTTATCAGGGTGACGCCGTGTTAGCGATCAAATCTCCGCGTGCCTACGCACATGAAGTGGGTTTGCGTGCACGCACCGGTGAGTTTATTAAGCCGTATGCCACGCATATCCGTATTTTTACTTCCCCGCAGGCTTGGCAGGCCGTGAACCCGGAATTAAGCCAAAGCTTAGATGCCAATGGAATTCGCTGGGAATGCGAATATCTGTCTGGTGAATGTACCGACGATGCGATTGCCACCCTCAAAAACCATGTTGAGCAACAGCAAGCCGAACTGCTGCTGGCGATTGGCGGCGGGCGCGTACTGGATACCGCCAAAGCGGTCGGTAGCCAATTGCCCGACCTGAAGGTCGTCAACTTCGCGACAGTAGCGGCAACCTGTGCGGCTTGGTCACCGGTAGCGATCATTTACACCGAGCAGGGCGGCCATGTGCGTAGCCAGCCGTTGGCCAAAATGCCCGAACTGGTATTGGTGGATAGCGAGATAATCGCCCGCAGCGACGTACGTTATCTGCAGGCCGGTATCGTTGATGCTTTGGCAAAATATTATGAGTTCTATCCTTACCAGCGTCACAACCCGAATGATTTAGCGCTGAACCTGAAAGTGATGACCGCGCAGCGGGCGCTGGAGACTTATCGTCAGTTTGGCGCGCTGGCGGTAGCGGCTAACCAGCAACAGCAGGTCACGCCGGCGTTGGTGAAAGTGATTGACGCCAATATCGTGTTGGCCGGTTTGGCGAACAGCGTGCGTGACACCTTGCCCACGCCGGGCTTTGCGCATGCGATTCATAATCGTCTGACCCATCAGCCTGAGCTTCATCACTGGCTACATGGCGAGAAAGTCGGTTACAGCCTGTTGGTGCAATCGCTAATTGAAAATAACGCTGAACCCGATGCGGAACTCTTGGCATTGTTGCGCCAGTATGCGATGCCGCTCCAGCTTCCGCCGCTAACTGGCGATCGCGTGGCGACCATGCGCGCTATCGCTGAACAAATCAAGTTCCCGTCCGCTAGCGCAGAACGCCTGCCGTTCCGTATTTCGCCAGCGGTACTGGAGCAAGCGTTATTGGCGACCGATCGCACCTTTTAACCCGCGCGACGGCGCGCATTTTACTTGTATATTGACCAGGACATTTTATGGACAGTTCAACCCCACAGCGTCACTTACGACTGGGCCTCTTTGTACAACCGGTAGGGCAACATGTCAGTGGCTGGCGTTTGACTGAGCAGCTGGGCGATCCCACCGATATTGACTGGCTGATTACCCTCGCGAAAAAAGCCGAAGCCGGTAAGTTTGACCTGTTTTTTGTCGGCGATGCCCTGGCAACCAGCATGTACCGCCTTCCTTCGACTATGGCGCGTCTGGAGCCGCTCACCATGCTGTCGGCGCTGGCGGTGAACACCAAACGCATTGGTCTGGCGGCAACCGCCTCCACCACCTTTAGCGATCCGTTCACCATGGCGCGTAGTTTCTCTTCGCTCGATCACATCAGCCGCGGGCGCGCCGCCTGGAATGTGGTGACCTCATTTTCTACCGATGTCGCGCGTAACTTTAGTCGCAGCGACATGCCGAATCATGCGGAACGCTATGCGCGGGCGCGTGAGTTTCTTGAAGTGGCCTATAAGCTGTGGGAAGGCTGGGAAGAGGGCGCGGTACAGCCGAACAAAGAGACCGGCCAATACTTTATTGATGACAAAATTCGGCCAATCAACCATCAAGGCGAACATTTCCAGGTTCAGGGGCCGTTGAATATTACCCGCTCGCCGCAGGGACGGCCGGTGATTATCGAAGCCGGTTCTTCTGCCGATGGGCAAAAATTGGCGGCCGAAACCGCCGAGGTGGTGTTTACCGCCGCGGCCAGCCTGGAAGAAGCGCAGGCCTTCTACCGTTCGCAAAAAGATCAGGTTATTGCCGCCGGGCGTAACCCGGACCATGTGGTGATTATGCCAGGCGTGATGCCGATTATTGGCCGCACACGCGCTGAAGCGCAGGCCCTGTGGAAAGATTTAAATGCGCGCGTCGATATCGATAATGGCCTACGCCAATTATCGCTACGTTTCAATATGGATCTCAGTCACTATCCGCTGGATGGCCCGGTACCGGAAGTTCCGTTGGGCGAAGGGAATCAGAGCCGGGTGAAACTGATGACCGAATTGGCGAAACGTGAAAATCTCACCCTACGCGAATTAGCGGCGGTCGCCGCCGGTTCACGAGGTCACCGCGTCATTGTCGGTACCGCCGAAGATATTGCCGATGATTTTGAGCGGTGGTTGGCGCAGGGCGGCGCGGATGGGTTCAATATCATGCCAGCGATTATGCCAGAGCAGCTAGACCTGTTTATTGAATGTGTGATCCCGGAGCTGCGCAGTCGTGGGCTGTTCCGCGATGACTACGCGTTCGCCACCCTCCGTGAAAACCTCGGTTTGCCGGTTGTGTAATGACACAGGAATATAACATGGTCACTTTATCGAAGCGTGTACAGTCGGTGTCGCTTTCAGCCAATGCGGCGGCGCGTCAGTTGACGCGTCAGCTTAAAGAGCAGGGCGTGGATATTATCGATCTCACTACCGGCGAGCCGGATTTCGATACCCCGGCCCATATTCGTCATGCGGCGGTGGTGGCGATGGAGGCCGGGGAAACCCGCTATACGCCGACCAACGGCACTACGCCATTGCGTAGCGCAGTAAAAGACAAACTGGCGCGTGAAAATAACTTGACCTATGAGTTGGCGCAAATTGCGATTGCTAATGGCGCCAAGCAGATTATTTTTAACGCCTTCGCTGCGACGCTCAACGAGGGCGATGAGGTGATTATACCGGCGCCTTACTGGCCAACTTTTCCTGACAGCGTGCGTTTCAACGGCGGCGAAGCAGTGGTGGTAGCCTGCCCGCTGGCGCAGCAATATAAATTGCGACCGCAGCAGTTGGCCGAGGCCATCACGCCTAAAACACGCTGGATGGTGCTTAATACGCCGGGTAATCCTTCGGGCATGGTGTACCAGCGTGATGAGCTTATCGCGCTCGCCGCCGTGTTGCGAGACCATCCTAACGTATTGATTATGTTGGATGAGCTTTACGAGCACATCCTGTTTGATGAGCGTCAGCATGTGAGCCTGCTACATGTCGCGCCGGATTTGGCGGCGCGTACTCTGCTGGTGGGCGGGGTATCGAAAACCTACGCGATGACCGGCTGGCGCATTGGTTTTGGCGCCGGCCCGCAGCAATTAATTGATGCGATGACGGTGGTGCAGTCGCAAAACAGTTCCGGCGCCAGCGCCGTCAGCCAGGCGGCGGCGGTCGCCGCATTGAATGGTGGTCTGGCGTTTTTGCCCGCGCAGCGTAACGCTTACCAGCAGCGCCGTGACGCCATTATGGCATTGCTGAGCCAAATTGAAGGCATTGAGGTGCTGAACCCGGAGGGCGCCTTTTTTATCTTTTGCCGCTGTGCCGGTCTGTTGGGTAAAACCCGCCCGGATGGTAAGCCATTGAGCAGTGAACAAGATGTGCTGAACTATTTGTTGGAGCAGGGCGTTTCCGGCGTGGCGGGCGCGGCTTATGGTTTATCGCCATACTTTCGCCTGTCGATTGCCACCGATATTGAAAGCGTCATCCGGGCTGGACACCGCGTGGTGCATGCGTGTGCCGCATTGCGTTAAGCGGCATTTACCCGTTTATCTGATACAGAAAAGGCCCGCATTCCATTCGCCGGGCCTTTCGTTTCACCCTGTCGAACTTTACTGCGCGCTGACGCGCCAGATGGTGTTACCGACATCATCGGCGATAATTAACGCGCCCTGGTTATCCTGCGTCAGGCCGACCGGCGCGCCATAGAGCTCTTTCTCATCGTCAGAAACAAATCCGCTGACCACCGTTTCAGGTTTGCCAATCGGTTTACCGTCTTTAAAGGCGACATACGCAACTTGATAACCATTGAGCGGCGAGCGATCCCAACTGCCGTGCTCGCTGATAAACGCGCCGCCCTGGTATTTCTGCGGCAATAGATGACCGGTATAGAACCACAATCCGAGCGGCGCGACGTGGGAGCTAAGCGCATAATCAGGCTTGATCGCTTTGGCGACCATATCCGGACGTGGCGGCATGGCGCGGCGATCAACATGCTGACCGAAATAGCTCCACGGCCAGCCGTAAAAGCCACCGTCCTGCACCGAGGTGAAATAGTCTGGCACCAGGTCAGCGCCAATTTCATCACGTTCATTTACCACCGCCCAGAGTTTGCCGGTCTGTGGTTCCCATTGTAACCCCGTCGGGTTACGGATCCCGCTGGCGAACACCCGGCTGGCGCCGCTGGCAACATCAACTTCCAGCACTTTCGCACGGCGGTACTCAACATCCTGTCCATTTTCAGTAATGTTGCTGTTCGAACCGACGCCAACATACAGTTTTTTCCCATCCGGGCTGGCTAACAGCGCCTTGGTCCAGTGGTGGTTAATGGTATTCGGTAGATCGGCCAGTTCGGTACCCGGCGCGCTAATATGGGTCTCTCCCGCCTGATAGGGATAGCGCATAATGCTATCGGTATTGGCGACATATAAATTATTACCGATCAGTTGTACGCCAAACGGTGAATGGAGATTTTCGAGAAACCGGTGTTTTTCCCAGCCGTGATCTCCTTTCCGCAGCAGCGTAATGCTATTGCCGCCTTTCCCACCTTTCCCGGACTGATTTTTTACGATACCGGCAATAAACTGTTTCGGCGTGGTTAACGGCTCGGTTCCCGGACTGTTGCTCTCCACCACTAAAACATCGTTATTAGGCAGCACATAGACCTGGCGCGGGTGCAGCAGGCCATCAGCCATTTTTTCCACTTTTAGCCCCGCCGCCACTTTTGGCTGCGCATCGGCTTTCCAGCCAACCCCGGCAGGGACTTGCATTGGCGGCATCAGGAAGTCTTGCGCTTTCGGCAATATCGGGTCCGGGCCAATTTGCTGATCGGGTGACAGTTTCGCTTTTTCATCACAGCCACTCAGTGCCAGCGAGAGCGCGAATGCTACCGGAACCATCAGGAAACGTTTATTCATGGCGATCCCCTGTTGAGTAAGTCTGGCTGCAAGACATCAGCAAAGCGGCAATCAGCAAACAGGCCACGGTAATAACCGAGTAAATAAGGTTTTGCGGCGCGACCGCATAAGCGTCGCGGCTGTGAACAAAGGCATTAAAAATAGCGGCAATAATCGCCACAACATTTAACCAGAAAGCGATTTTAACCGCCGAAAGCTGTGGCCAGGCGTGACCGACCCAAACCTGAAAGAGATTAATTAAGCGGGGAATAATGGCGGAAATAAGCCCCAGTGTAATTAGCCAACTGGCGCTTTTTTCCCACATCACGTTAGTGCTATAGACATAAATAATATCGAAGACCAGCGCGGCAATAAAAAAACCATAGGGTATTGGATTGAGTAATTCATAGATTACCGTCGCCAGCGAACCGCGACGCGATAGAACATTTGTATTCATTATAAATTCCTTGAAACAGAAATTAACGACGAAGGTTGCGGAAGCAGTATGCGGTTTTTGTTAACAATCTGGAAACATGATATGGGGAATTCACTTTTGCATAAATGGATATAGCGCCGAACCCAAATGCCTGTCCTCCCGCCTTCTCTGCAACGCAGTTTTGCATTCCGTGATGTTCTCAGGCGGCCAGATGTCGCTTAACCTGGCAACCGGTATTGTCCGTAATTGAAGGCGCAACCGTCGTTGTGATCTGATTGGGCGCTACCCCAAAGCGTTTTTCGGCTGATGCTGTTTGACAGTATCCATCACTAAAAGACATTTAATGCTGAGATAAATATTATGGTGAATGCGTTTGCTTTACTGATCGTTGCTCAACTGATCGGTGAATTATTACGTCGGCTATTACATCTACCGCTACCTGGCCCGGTCATTGGCATGTTTATTCTTGCATTGGCAATTATCTTTCGCGGCGGAAGTAAAAGCATCGACCAACCCGATAATGCGCTGAAAAAAGTTGCCGAAGGATTGATCGGTAATATGGGCATTCTTTTTGTTCCTGCCGGAGTAGGCATTATTACCGAAGGAGGGCTGCTCCGAACCTATTGGTTACCCATACTGATTGGGCTGGTCTGTTCAACTATTCTCGGGATGTTAGCGACGGCGCTGGTGATACACCATTTATCGCGGCGTGAGAAAACGACGCCTGAACCGATGGCGTTGCGGAGGCACCCATAATGTCAACGGTACACGCGCTCTGGACGCCAATGGCGCTGAGCCCCTTACTCTGGCTGGCGCTCACGTTGTTATGTTTTATCGCCGGGAAAAAGATCCAGCAGTTGTGCGGCGGATCACCGCTGTTTAACCCGGTATTGATCGCCATTGTTTTCATGGCGATTCTGCTAAAAGCGACCGGCACGCCCTATGATATCTATTTCAGCGGCGCGCAGTTTATCAACTTCCTGCTGGGGCCGGCGACCGTTGCGCTGGCCATTCCCCTGGCGCTGAATACTGCGCATATTAAAAGCAGTTTCCGCGAACTGGCGCTTGCTCTGTTAGCCGGCTCACTGACCTCAATTATCACCGGCGCCTTGCTGGTATGGCTGCTCGGTGGCGAGCGCGCGGTGGCATTA contains the following coding sequences:
- a CDS encoding LLM class flavin-dependent oxidoreductase, with translation MDSSTPQRHLRLGLFVQPVGQHVSGWRLTEQLGDPTDIDWLITLAKKAEAGKFDLFFVGDALATSMYRLPSTMARLEPLTMLSALAVNTKRIGLAATASTTFSDPFTMARSFSSLDHISRGRAAWNVVTSFSTDVARNFSRSDMPNHAERYARAREFLEVAYKLWEGWEEGAVQPNKETGQYFIDDKIRPINHQGEHFQVQGPLNITRSPQGRPVIIEAGSSADGQKLAAETAEVVFTAAASLEEAQAFYRSQKDQVIAAGRNPDHVVIMPGVMPIIGRTRAEAQALWKDLNARVDIDNGLRQLSLRFNMDLSHYPLDGPVPEVPLGEGNQSRVKLMTELAKRENLTLRELAAVAAGSRGHRVIVGTAEDIADDFERWLAQGGADGFNIMPAIMPEQLDLFIECVIPELRSRGLFRDDYAFATLRENLGLPVV
- a CDS encoding aminotransferase class I/II-fold pyridoxal phosphate-dependent enzyme, yielding MVTLSKRVQSVSLSANAAARQLTRQLKEQGVDIIDLTTGEPDFDTPAHIRHAAVVAMEAGETRYTPTNGTTPLRSAVKDKLARENNLTYELAQIAIANGAKQIIFNAFAATLNEGDEVIIPAPYWPTFPDSVRFNGGEAVVVACPLAQQYKLRPQQLAEAITPKTRWMVLNTPGNPSGMVYQRDELIALAAVLRDHPNVLIMLDELYEHILFDERQHVSLLHVAPDLAARTLLVGGVSKTYAMTGWRIGFGAGPQQLIDAMTVVQSQNSSGASAVSQAAAVAALNGGLAFLPAQRNAYQQRRDAIMALLSQIEGIEVLNPEGAFFIFCRCAGLLGKTRPDGKPLSSEQDVLNYLLEQGVSGVAGAAYGLSPYFRLSIATDIESVIRAGHRVVHACAALR
- a CDS encoding PQQ-dependent sugar dehydrogenase; protein product: MNKRFLMVPVAFALSLALSGCDEKAKLSPDQQIGPDPILPKAQDFLMPPMQVPAGVGWKADAQPKVAAGLKVEKMADGLLHPRQVYVLPNNDVLVVESNSPGTEPLTTPKQFIAGIVKNQSGKGGKGGNSITLLRKGDHGWEKHRFLENLHSPFGVQLIGNNLYVANTDSIMRYPYQAGETHISAPGTELADLPNTINHHWTKALLASPDGKKLYVGVGSNSNITENGQDVEYRRAKVLEVDVASGASRVFASGIRNPTGLQWEPQTGKLWAVVNERDEIGADLVPDYFTSVQDGGFYGWPWSYFGQHVDRRAMPPRPDMVAKAIKPDYALSSHVAPLGLWFYTGHLLPQKYQGGAFISEHGSWDRSPLNGYQVAYVAFKDGKPIGKPETVVSGFVSDDEKELYGAPVGLTQDNQGALIIADDVGNTIWRVSAQ
- a CDS encoding DUF2231 domain-containing protein, which encodes MNTNVLSRRGSLATVIYELLNPIPYGFFIAALVFDIIYVYSTNVMWEKSASWLITLGLISAIIPRLINLFQVWVGHAWPQLSAVKIAFWLNVVAIIAAIFNAFVHSRDAYAVAPQNLIYSVITVACLLIAALLMSCSQTYSTGDRHE
- a CDS encoding iron-containing alcohol dehydrogenase family protein codes for the protein MLAIKSPRAYAHEVGLRARTGEFIKPYATHIRIFTSPQAWQAVNPELSQSLDANGIRWECEYLSGECTDDAIATLKNHVEQQQAELLLAIGGGRVLDTAKAVGSQLPDLKVVNFATVAATCAAWSPVAIIYTEQGGHVRSQPLAKMPELVLVDSEIIARSDVRYLQAGIVDALAKYYEFYPYQRHNPNDLALNLKVMTAQRALETYRQFGALAVAANQQQQVTPALVKVIDANIVLAGLANSVRDTLPTPGFAHAIHNRLTHQPELHHWLHGEKVGYSLLVQSLIENNAEPDAELLALLRQYAMPLQLPPLTGDRVATMRAIAEQIKFPSASAERLPFRISPAVLEQALLATDRTF
- a CDS encoding MmgE/PrpD family protein, with translation MTLTAALVERLVHSQPDAEAREAARVGVCDLLAVTWPVLQGQVPDSGLPALRTVYGDGSLRSNALLLGYAGHALDFDDFHPDFRGHPSVVILPALFAWLQQHPADVDTFLDAYIIGVEVAGRLGLAVSQQHYALGYHNTATLGTIAAAASLARLLQLDEIATASLLGIAATEASGLRAQFGSAVKPLHAGFAAERAVTAAQLTLAGIAGRPTGVIEAFITASSNQQASPEKLLADWGQPWRISTPGLEFKPFPTCAGTHSAAEATRILRRQWLAAGHSVEHLLDQIVGISVAFPPGGDIAASVRVPTDGIEARFSLEYVIAAMLMYDDLRLQDFAEGALNQAVMPLAAKVRRVPDPAAPPDTLNPALRFHQVTLTLRDGTQLSQRRTRQQSLADPVDVAGKLHLALQQETPARQQQLLQCSTLRSTSDLNVLLHFLRV
- a CDS encoding amidohydrolase, with the translated sequence MSDLNYQALGEQLVAFRHELHRFPELSNQEFETTERIRQQLEKYQIRVLPFSLETGLVAEVGPQNGRLVVLRCDIDALPIDEQTELSYRSQRAGVMHACGHDFHSSAALGAAILLKQQEASLPGRVRILFQAAEETGQGAPQVIAAGALKDARVIFGIHNDPSLPAGVIGSKAGPLTAAVDRFDITVTGTGSHAAKPHQGNDPVVIAAQIVAAAQTLISRNVSSADNAVVSITQIHSGSSWNVIPDSAWLEGTVRSFSQSARERIEQRFRELVEGIGAAFAAEVRFNWHAGPPSVVNDAYWADFALQQATESGFDARVVEASPIGEDFAFYQQQLPGAFMMIGTGEPYALHHPAFRVNDEVLFPTSRYLANLAVAALHNLQSTQP
- a CDS encoding LrgB family protein encodes the protein MSTVHALWTPMALSPLLWLALTLLCFIAGKKIQQLCGGSPLFNPVLIAIVFMAILLKATGTPYDIYFSGAQFINFLLGPATVALAIPLALNTAHIKSSFRELALALLAGSLTSIITGALLVWLLGGERAVALSMAAKSVTTPIAIALAQQVGGVPALTAALAIAGGIVAASVGQTVLRWFNIRDWRAHGFAAGVAGSGVAAAQIAPLNGLAAAFAAIGIGLNGLLTALLVPLMAWLWQ
- a CDS encoding CidA/LrgA family protein; its protein translation is MVNAFALLIVAQLIGELLRRLLHLPLPGPVIGMFILALAIIFRGGSKSIDQPDNALKKVAEGLIGNMGILFVPAGVGIITEGGLLRTYWLPILIGLVCSTILGMLATALVIHHLSRREKTTPEPMALRRHP
- a CDS encoding GNAT family N-acetyltransferase, translated to MSLDFRQVREDEVETYLALMHAAYAPVKALGIHFDAASADREKAWLHLQRHGVYALYANGVMVSSITVRYPWGPLPGPFNLPHIGWFGAHPDYAGQRYGRQVQDLLEQQILIGQLRAPAVSLGTAINHPWLKEMYLKRGFQPMHTTDLGKGHITLYMKKVLNAAAHDAWLTRQAVS